The Acidobacteriota bacterium genome has a segment encoding these proteins:
- a CDS encoding AMP-binding protein, translating into MKIAAPDLTPYRSLGEALRASTSKWTDHPALIEADRDRENCRLSYRDFSEAARPIAATLQAAGFVSGDRASIMMSNQSKWLIAAYAVFYSGGVLVPLDYKLSPSEHLALLAHAKAKVLIVEYPIWRALAKEIKAEDFRPETILVSEAPPDAELSGARRWEDCRPDPAPEFVPRDRSDLACIVYSSGTGGRPKGCMLTHDNYLKQCQSLMTWYPFWPGLRYLSILPTNHAIDFMVGFIGPFICGATVIHLRTLRPEFLKAAFPLYRINYVSVVPMVLKAMETGMKAKFAELPPFRHWVLNRLIGINRLLTAGKPRPALSRRLLPQIHQALGGELVAFITGGAFADPETLQFFYDLGLPVANGYGLTEAGTAVTVNDLNPFRPDTVGKPLPGVEIRVLDPDADGVGEIAVRSETLMRGYLDEPELTAETFKDGWLLTGDLGRMDPSGHLQLVGRLKNMVVTEGGKNIYPEDIENAFSGLEVKELCIFAANFVWKRRALTGEQLIIAFHLEAGSSLASEEVLEELRRRNRRLPDFKRLSGYLMWPEDFPRTASLKIKRQVLADAIAARMGPEDVRSL; encoded by the coding sequence ATGAAGATTGCCGCCCCCGACCTGACCCCCTACCGTTCTCTGGGAGAAGCCCTGCGGGCCTCCACCTCCAAGTGGACGGATCATCCGGCTCTGATCGAAGCCGACCGCGACCGGGAAAACTGCCGCCTGTCCTACCGGGACTTCAGCGAGGCCGCCCGCCCCATTGCCGCCACCCTGCAGGCCGCCGGGTTCGTTTCCGGAGACCGGGCAAGCATCATGATGTCCAACCAGTCCAAGTGGCTCATCGCCGCCTATGCGGTCTTCTACAGCGGGGGCGTGCTGGTGCCCCTGGACTACAAGCTGAGCCCTTCGGAACATCTTGCCCTGCTGGCTCACGCCAAGGCCAAGGTGCTGATCGTCGAGTACCCGATCTGGCGGGCCTTGGCCAAGGAAATCAAGGCCGAGGACTTCAGACCCGAAACCATCCTGGTCAGCGAAGCCCCCCCGGATGCGGAACTCTCCGGCGCTCGGCGCTGGGAGGACTGCCGTCCCGATCCCGCGCCCGAGTTCGTCCCCCGCGACCGCTCGGACCTGGCCTGCATCGTCTACTCCTCGGGAACCGGCGGACGGCCCAAGGGGTGCATGCTGACCCATGACAACTACCTGAAGCAGTGCCAGTCGCTCATGACCTGGTATCCCTTCTGGCCGGGGCTGCGCTATCTCAGCATTCTGCCCACCAACCATGCCATCGACTTCATGGTGGGCTTCATCGGACCCTTCATCTGCGGAGCCACCGTCATCCATTTGAGGACGCTCCGGCCCGAATTCCTCAAGGCGGCCTTCCCTCTCTACCGCATCAACTACGTCAGCGTGGTTCCCATGGTGCTGAAGGCCATGGAAACCGGCATGAAGGCCAAGTTCGCCGAGCTTCCACCCTTTCGACACTGGGTTCTGAACCGCCTGATCGGGATCAACCGCCTGCTGACAGCCGGCAAGCCGAGACCCGCCCTGAGCCGGCGGCTGCTACCCCAGATCCACCAGGCCCTGGGTGGAGAGCTGGTGGCCTTTATCACCGGCGGAGCCTTTGCCGACCCCGAAACCCTGCAGTTCTTCTATGACCTGGGCCTTCCCGTCGCCAACGGCTACGGCCTCACCGAAGCCGGGACGGCGGTCACCGTAAACGATCTCAATCCCTTTCGCCCCGACACGGTGGGCAAGCCTCTGCCGGGAGTGGAGATCCGGGTGCTCGACCCGGACGCCGACGGCGTGGGCGAGATCGCCGTCAGGAGCGAGACACTGATGCGAGGCTATCTGGACGAGCCGGAGCTGACGGCCGAGACTTTCAAGGACGGCTGGCTTCTGACCGGCGACTTGGGCCGCATGGATCCCAGCGGACACCTCCAACTGGTGGGCCGCCTCAAGAACATGGTGGTCACCGAGGGAGGCAAGAACATCTATCCCGAGGACATCGAGAACGCCTTCAGCGGCCTTGAAGTCAAGGAGCTTTGCATCTTTGCCGCCAACTTCGTCTGGAAGCGGCGTGCCCTTACCGGGGAACAGTTGATCATCGCGTTCCACCTGGAGGCGGGCAGCTCGCTGGCGTCCGAAGAAGTGTTGGAGGAGCTGCGCCGCCGGAACCGAAGGCTGCCCGACTTCAAGCGGCTCTCGGGCTACCTGATGTGGCCGGAAGACTTTCCGCGGACGGCGTCGCTCAAGATCAAACGCCAGGTGCTGGCCGACGCCATTGCGGCCCGCATGGGCCCGGAAGACGTCCGTTCCCTCTGA
- a CDS encoding diacylglycerol kinase family lipid kinase: protein MKPYFAIVNPAAGGGRCGRQAPAALERLRSQGVPVESVETQRAEHATSLCREAYRSGFRRFLAVGGDGTSFEVVNGLFPREGESDPVTLGFLPLGTGNSFLRDFSDRGLDHAVEALVGQRSRPCDVMRLTHAAGAVHYINLLSIGFTADAGELTNRRFKGWGELGYLMAILRCWMGLRYPTFPFRLEEEGETQRQPCTYLTFSNSRFTGGKMMIAPQADIADGLIEITRVGAIGRWEFVKTFPRIFSGTHMAHPLIWRAAAPRVEFDLEGPTPVMIDGEVIVCRPQSIQVLPGALQVAA from the coding sequence ATGAAACCCTACTTCGCCATCGTCAATCCGGCTGCCGGCGGAGGGCGCTGCGGGCGGCAGGCTCCGGCGGCCCTGGAGCGGCTTCGCTCGCAAGGCGTCCCCGTGGAGTCGGTGGAAACCCAACGAGCCGAACATGCCACCAGTCTCTGCCGCGAAGCCTACCGGAGCGGTTTCCGCCGATTTCTGGCCGTGGGGGGAGACGGAACCAGCTTCGAAGTGGTCAACGGCCTCTTTCCGCGGGAGGGTGAATCGGATCCGGTAACCCTGGGATTTCTGCCCCTGGGGACGGGGAATTCCTTTTTGAGGGACTTCAGCGACCGGGGACTGGATCATGCCGTGGAAGCGCTGGTAGGCCAGCGTTCACGCCCCTGCGACGTGATGCGCCTGACCCATGCGGCAGGTGCGGTGCACTACATCAATCTGCTCAGCATCGGTTTCACGGCGGACGCCGGAGAGCTCACCAACCGGCGCTTCAAGGGCTGGGGAGAGTTGGGCTACCTGATGGCCATTCTGAGGTGCTGGATGGGGCTGCGCTACCCCACCTTTCCCTTCCGATTGGAGGAGGAGGGAGAGACCCAGCGTCAACCCTGCACCTATCTGACCTTCTCCAACAGCCGCTTTACCGGAGGAAAGATGATGATCGCCCCTCAAGCCGACATCGCGGACGGGTTGATCGAAATCACTCGGGTCGGCGCTATCGGACGCTGGGAGTTCGTGAAGACCTTCCCTCGGATTTTCTCAGGAACCCATATGGCGCACCCGCTGATCTGGCGAGCCGCGGCCCCACGGGTCGAGTTCGACCTCGAGGGCCCCACGCCGGTCATGATCGACGGCGAGGTGATCGTCTGCCGACCGCAGTCCATCCAGGTCCTGCCGGGAGCTCTCCAGGTGGCGGCGTGA
- a CDS encoding lysophospholipid acyltransferase family protein, with the protein MRRLYLTLRCGLIWAVSSLHFFTVCTFLVALGIFVDPRWNDRPQRILCRNIVRLAGVRFRKRWAPGFDPDQTSIFICNHVNIFDAFVVYCAIPQFVRGLELESHFKIPVYGWMMSRFGNIPVSRRGGPSQFKALLNRVRSHLQDRISVVVFAEGSRTLDGRVGPFQKGAFVIAQRLGAPIVPMSICGSFQFSRKGSSMLYPSQITVHLHETIQTRDLRPQEVPALMERVHRIIAEPVAENLRSHPSGHAGPS; encoded by the coding sequence ATGCGCCGACTCTATTTGACCCTGCGCTGCGGCCTGATCTGGGCGGTCAGCAGCCTTCACTTCTTCACCGTCTGCACCTTCCTGGTGGCGCTGGGCATCTTCGTGGACCCACGCTGGAACGACCGGCCCCAGAGGATCCTCTGCCGCAATATCGTTCGACTGGCAGGCGTCCGTTTCCGGAAACGGTGGGCCCCGGGTTTCGACCCCGATCAGACCAGCATCTTCATCTGCAACCACGTGAACATCTTCGACGCCTTTGTGGTCTACTGCGCAATCCCTCAGTTCGTTCGAGGACTGGAGCTGGAGTCCCACTTCAAGATCCCCGTCTACGGATGGATGATGAGCCGATTCGGCAACATTCCGGTCAGCAGGCGCGGAGGCCCCTCCCAGTTCAAGGCCCTGTTGAACCGGGTCCGCTCCCACCTGCAGGATCGAATCAGCGTGGTCGTGTTTGCCGAGGGGTCGCGAACCCTGGACGGCCGGGTCGGACCCTTCCAAAAGGGCGCCTTCGTCATCGCCCAGCGGCTGGGCGCTCCCATCGTTCCCATGAGCATTTGCGGATCGTTCCAGTTCTCCCGCAAGGGAAGCTCCATGCTCTACCCCTCCCAAATCACCGTGCACCTGCACGAAACCATCCAGACCAGGGACCTGCGCCCGCAGGAGGTCCCCGCCCTGATGGAACGGGTACACCGCATCATCGCCGAGCCGGTGGCCGAGAATCTGCGGTCCCACCCCTCCGGACACGCCGGCCCCTCATAG
- a CDS encoding aldehyde dehydrogenase family protein: MQELKVLMEAERSRPWARTPAPELAGRLFEVAEAFYTRGDCLASETEERLGVPPVSVWFESIFPAVWGLLSTASFLESLHGSLGEIVAAEPIATEEFAGSPALRLLPANQFQRLLLPGFSGHVLLRPSLNLPPKQPTEEGLALCLLPFNLAGIGALDILHLLCNGPRRVLAKVSEKAPFLKGHLEKLFEPLVSCGALSFVQGGPDTGAQLAARPEFDRIHLTGSARTDAAVQAIAGQDKVTCELGGVTPAIVLPEVNRDRRYLGQVARQVLFGALANNGQHCVSYQVVLVPESLRGALGQALAREMALVSRPGGLVGPDRLLIDEAASFRVAAMVEDARRLGASVTSIGERARGRRFPVTLLSGITEEMRIFREEAFGPVVGLASLPDRDFCRRVLSRANQPALAGDLGASVFTPFPSSQPVRQLARDLKHGVVAINSYPGVAYATSLPWGPGCGQASGRGWVHNFRFLDEARMEKVVLAAPLGRKGLGPLAWEDPWLPNVTGDGPLRLAKALVRSALAWFRKQPCRLLASQWDLVPALIGRELDARRSDRIL; the protein is encoded by the coding sequence ATGCAGGAATTGAAAGTGCTCATGGAAGCCGAGCGGTCCCGCCCCTGGGCGCGAACTCCGGCGCCGGAGTTGGCCGGCCGGCTGTTCGAAGTGGCGGAGGCCTTTTACACCCGGGGAGATTGCCTGGCCTCGGAGACCGAGGAACGGCTGGGCGTGCCTCCGGTCTCGGTCTGGTTCGAGTCCATTTTCCCCGCGGTTTGGGGCCTGCTTTCCACCGCCTCCTTTCTGGAGTCCCTGCATGGCTCGCTGGGCGAGATCGTTGCCGCCGAGCCGATAGCCACCGAGGAGTTCGCCGGGTCGCCGGCGTTGCGGCTGCTTCCCGCCAACCAATTCCAACGCCTGCTCTTGCCCGGCTTTTCGGGGCATGTCCTGCTGCGTCCTTCCCTGAACCTGCCGCCAAAGCAGCCCACCGAAGAGGGACTGGCCCTTTGCCTGCTGCCCTTCAACCTGGCCGGCATTGGCGCGCTGGACATCCTTCATCTGCTTTGCAACGGCCCCAGGAGGGTCCTGGCCAAGGTCTCCGAGAAGGCTCCATTTCTCAAGGGTCACCTTGAGAAGCTGTTCGAACCCCTGGTGTCCTGTGGGGCCTTGTCCTTTGTGCAGGGCGGACCCGACACCGGAGCGCAGTTGGCGGCGCGTCCTGAATTCGACCGGATCCACTTGACGGGCAGCGCACGGACGGATGCCGCGGTGCAGGCCATCGCGGGGCAGGACAAGGTCACCTGCGAACTGGGAGGAGTGACCCCGGCCATCGTCCTTCCTGAAGTCAATCGGGACAGACGTTATTTGGGCCAGGTGGCTCGGCAGGTGCTCTTCGGAGCCCTGGCCAACAACGGGCAGCACTGCGTCAGCTACCAGGTGGTGCTGGTCCCGGAATCCCTGCGGGGCGCTCTGGGTCAGGCGCTGGCCAGGGAGATGGCGCTGGTTTCCCGGCCGGGTGGCCTGGTCGGTCCCGACCGGCTGTTGATCGACGAGGCGGCGTCCTTCCGGGTGGCGGCCATGGTCGAGGACGCCCGCCGCCTGGGAGCCTCAGTGACCTCTATCGGGGAGAGGGCCCGGGGCCGCCGCTTCCCGGTGACGCTCCTGAGCGGGATCACCGAAGAGATGCGGATCTTTCGCGAGGAAGCCTTCGGTCCGGTGGTGGGTCTGGCAAGCCTGCCCGACAGGGACTTCTGCCGGAGGGTCCTTTCTCGGGCCAATCAGCCCGCTCTGGCGGGCGACCTGGGCGCCTCGGTGTTTACCCCGTTTCCGAGCTCGCAACCCGTTCGTCAGCTGGCCCGCGACCTCAAGCACGGGGTGGTGGCCATCAACAGCTATCCGGGGGTGGCTTATGCCACCTCTCTGCCCTGGGGCCCCGGCTGCGGGCAGGCCAGCGGCCGCGGCTGGGTTCACAATTTCCGGTTCCTGGACGAGGCCCGGATGGAGAAGGTGGTGCTGGCGGCGCCGCTGGGAAGGAAAGGGCTGGGACCGCTCGCCTGGGAGGACCCCTGGCTCCCCAATGTCACGGGCGATGGCCCGCTTCGCCTGGCCAAGGCCCTGGTGCGGTCGGCCCTGGCCTGGTTCCGGAAGCAGCCCTGCCGCCTGTTGGCCTCGCAGTGGGACCTGGTTCCAGCCTTGATCGGACGCGAGCTCGACGCCCGCCGCAGTGACCGTATTCTATGA
- a CDS encoding AbrB/MazE/SpoVT family DNA-binding domain-containing protein, which yields MKAALIRIGNSRGIRIPKVLVEQYRFNDEVELVPRQDHLVIRPATPTRAGWDDAFRQMREQGDDALLDEEFLSATRWDTTEWEW from the coding sequence GTGAAAGCCGCTCTGATACGGATTGGCAACTCGCGTGGCATACGCATACCCAAAGTTCTCGTGGAACAGTACCGTTTCAACGACGAAGTCGAACTGGTACCCCGCCAAGACCACCTGGTCATTCGTCCGGCTACACCGACCCGGGCCGGTTGGGATGACGCCTTCCGCCAAATGCGCGAACAAGGGGACGACGCGCTTCTTGATGAAGAATTTCTGTCAGCTACCCGATGGGACACCACGGAGTGGGAATGGTAG
- a CDS encoding type II toxin-antitoxin system PemK/MazF family toxin — protein sequence MVVARFEVYLAGLDPTKGHETRKTRPCVVISPDEMNQHIGTVIVAPLTTRGARYPTRIPVLFQQKSGQIVLDQIRTIDKSRLLRRLGKINDKAA from the coding sequence ATGGTAGTTGCCCGCTTTGAGGTTTATCTGGCAGGACTCGATCCCACTAAAGGGCACGAGACTCGGAAAACCCGCCCATGCGTCGTGATTTCTCCCGACGAGATGAACCAACACATTGGCACGGTCATCGTTGCCCCACTGACAACAAGAGGTGCTCGCTACCCCACCCGCATCCCCGTCCTCTTCCAACAGAAAAGCGGGCAAATCGTCCTGGATCAGATTCGCACGATCGACAAATCGCGCCTGCTTCGACGCCTGGGAAAAATCAACGACAAGGCCGCATAA
- a CDS encoding outer membrane beta-barrel protein, producing MRSWRIRATLLVVATGWVFSGSTARANDFYLRVGGSLEAAEETRFKDKSCSSTSPAALYGCGTGNDGAPKSTLGDFGTMAGFELGIGRLVTPVLRLETVLQHRPSFSFKGRANFVQTTARQTVSADLSSLSGMVAAYVDLPRLGLSRFGPFVGAGAGVSRIDIGETRMEFPKTATIVPGGRRVGIARMLMAGVGITLTETVTLDLGYRYRNSGTAETGRATGRIVWHDGSREPLELSLAETRARVSSQGLWVSLRYGF from the coding sequence ATGAGGAGTTGGCGGATTCGTGCCACTCTTCTTGTGGTAGCGACGGGATGGGTATTCTCCGGCTCCACGGCTCGAGCGAACGACTTTTACCTGCGAGTCGGGGGCAGCCTCGAAGCGGCTGAGGAAACGCGGTTCAAGGATAAATCCTGTTCGAGCACCTCTCCAGCGGCCTTATACGGCTGTGGGACAGGCAACGACGGCGCACCCAAGAGTACGCTGGGCGATTTCGGCACAATGGCCGGCTTCGAACTCGGGATTGGCCGCTTGGTGACCCCTGTCTTGAGGCTGGAAACCGTCCTGCAGCACCGCCCGAGCTTTTCCTTCAAGGGCCGCGCCAATTTTGTCCAAACGACAGCCAGGCAGACTGTCTCTGCGGACTTGTCCTCCCTTTCCGGCATGGTTGCCGCCTATGTGGATCTCCCACGGTTGGGTCTGAGCAGGTTCGGCCCGTTTGTCGGCGCCGGCGCCGGCGTTTCTCGAATTGACATCGGCGAAACCCGCATGGAGTTTCCAAAAACGGCAACCATTGTTCCAGGTGGACGACGGGTCGGAATCGCCCGCATGCTGATGGCAGGGGTCGGAATAACACTGACCGAGACGGTGACGCTCGATCTCGGCTATCGCTACAGGAATTCCGGCACTGCTGAAACCGGCAGAGCCACGGGACGGATCGTTTGGCATGACGGGAGCCGGGAACCACTGGAGCTCAGCCTCGCCGAGACGCGGGCAAGGGTGTCGAGCCAAGGACTCTGGGTATCCCTGCGCTATGGGTTCTGA
- a CDS encoding FAD-dependent oxidoreductase has translation MITQKRFPIGSRERPLQVAIVGSGPSGFYTADTLLKQKDLHLKVDMFERMAMPYGLVRYGVAPDHQKTKQVIRIYEATARDPRFRFFGNVQVGRDLQVKELQEHYDQIVYAVGCESDRRLDIPGEDLPGSHTATAFVAWYNGHPDHRDDLFDLSARRVAVVGVGNVAMDVTRILVQDPEGLASTDIAEHALQSLRKSSVEEVVVLGRRGPVQAKFTPKEIREIGDLPGVDLAVRPRDLELDPFSRSQLEKGGAARRNFEYLKEQASQGTSRGRRRVRLRFFTSPVEILEKRGRVASVRMERNRLVWDEQGQSRCVGTGVFESIEAGLVFRSVGYRGIPIPGIPFDERKGLIPNAAGRVLRPPGDENGTSEYVVGWIKRGPSGLIGANKRDSAETVRGMMEDLQGREARSLPEGNHEVLEGLLMERESRPINFQDWQLIDAEEQERGRKRGKVREKITDPDEVVSLLRQGKPLKEGKLPA, from the coding sequence ATGATCACCCAGAAACGTTTTCCCATAGGCAGTCGCGAGCGGCCCCTCCAGGTGGCCATCGTGGGCTCCGGTCCTTCGGGGTTCTACACGGCCGACACCCTCTTGAAGCAGAAGGATCTTCACCTGAAGGTGGACATGTTCGAACGCATGGCCATGCCCTACGGGCTGGTGCGCTACGGTGTGGCCCCCGATCACCAGAAAACCAAGCAGGTGATTCGCATCTACGAAGCCACGGCCAGGGATCCGCGCTTCCGATTCTTCGGAAACGTCCAGGTAGGCCGCGATCTGCAGGTGAAAGAACTGCAGGAGCACTACGATCAGATTGTTTATGCCGTCGGATGTGAGTCGGACCGGCGGTTGGACATCCCGGGAGAGGATCTGCCGGGCAGCCACACGGCCACGGCGTTTGTGGCCTGGTACAACGGGCATCCCGATCATCGGGACGACCTGTTCGATCTGTCCGCACGGCGAGTGGCGGTAGTGGGCGTAGGCAACGTGGCCATGGACGTCACGCGAATCCTGGTGCAGGATCCGGAAGGCTTGGCCTCGACCGACATCGCCGAGCACGCTCTGCAATCCCTTCGCAAGAGCTCGGTCGAAGAGGTAGTGGTGTTGGGGCGCCGGGGACCGGTCCAGGCCAAGTTCACTCCCAAGGAGATCCGTGAGATCGGCGACCTGCCTGGTGTGGATCTGGCGGTCAGACCCCGGGACCTGGAATTGGACCCGTTTTCAAGGTCCCAACTGGAGAAGGGAGGGGCTGCGCGCCGCAATTTCGAGTACTTGAAGGAGCAGGCCAGCCAGGGGACCAGTCGTGGGCGACGCCGCGTCCGCCTGCGCTTTTTCACCTCACCGGTGGAGATTCTGGAGAAGCGGGGTCGGGTCGCCTCCGTCCGGATGGAACGGAATCGCCTGGTTTGGGATGAACAGGGACAATCCCGTTGCGTAGGCACCGGAGTGTTCGAGAGCATTGAAGCGGGCCTGGTCTTTCGGTCGGTGGGATATCGGGGAATCCCGATTCCAGGCATCCCTTTCGACGAACGCAAGGGCTTGATTCCCAACGCGGCGGGGCGGGTCCTTCGCCCCCCCGGCGACGAGAACGGGACCTCCGAGTACGTGGTGGGCTGGATCAAGCGAGGCCCTTCCGGTCTCATTGGAGCCAACAAGCGGGACTCGGCCGAAACGGTCCGTGGGATGATGGAAGATCTTCAGGGCCGGGAGGCCAGGTCTCTTCCGGAGGGGAATCATGAGGTCTTGGAAGGTCTCCTCATGGAGCGAGAAAGCCGGCCCATCAACTTTCAGGACTGGCAACTCATCGACGCGGAGGAGCAGGAGCGAGGCCGAAAGCGGGGCAAGGTGAGGGAAAAGATCACGGACCCGGACGAAGTTGTCTCGCTGTTGAGACAGGGGAAGCCCCTGAAAGAAGGCAAGTTGCCGGCTTGA